Proteins encoded within one genomic window of Oryza brachyantha chromosome 7, ObraRS2, whole genome shotgun sequence:
- the LOC102718375 gene encoding NAC domain-containing protein 67-like, which yields MAAMARRDAEAELNLPPGFRFHPTDEELVAHYLCARAAGRPAPVPIIAELDLYRHDPWELPARALFGRREWYFFTPRDRKYPNGSRPSRAAGAGYWKATGADKPVLHAGRTLGIKKALVFYSGKPPRGVKTEWIMHEYRLADSAAVAKKKSGTLRLDDWVLCRLYNKKNEWEKMQRQKAEDAAMAAPSHSPGETRTPESEIDNDPFPEMDSPPAFNDAGVPLLPPKEEAHDDDWLMGMSLDDLQGLGSLLQDDDLFELAPAKTEPPFF from the exons atggcggcgatggcgcggcgcgacgcggaggcggagctcaACCTGCCCCCCGGCTTCCGCTTCCACCCGACGGACGAGGAGCTGGTGGCGCACTACCtctgcgcgcgcgcggcggggcggccggCCCCCGTCCCCATCATCGCCGAGCTCGACCTCTACCGCCACGACCCCTGGGAGCTCCCCGCCCGCGCGCTCTTCGGCCGCCGCGAGTGGTACTTCTTCACGCCGCGCGACCGCAAGTACCCCAACGGCTCcaggcccagccgcgccgccggcgccggctacTGGAAGGCCACCGGCGCCGACAAGCCCGTCCTGCACGCCGGCAGGACGCTCGGGATCAAGAAGGCGCTCGTCTTCTACAGCGGCAAGCCGCCGCGCGGGGTCAAGACGGAGTGGATCATGCACGAGTACCGCCTcgccgactccgccgccgtcgccaagaAGAAGTCCGGCACTCTCAGG CTTGACGACTGGGTGCTGTGCCGGCTGTACAACAAGAAGAACGAGTGGGAGAAGATGCAGCGGCAGAAGGCGGAGGacgccgccatggcggcgccgtcgcacTCGCCGGGGGAGACGCGGACCCCCGAGTCGGAGATCGACAACGACCCGTTCCCGGAGATGgactcgccgccggccttcAACGACGCCGGCGTGCCCCTCCTGCCGCCCAAGGAGGAGGCCCACGACGACGACTGGCTCATGGGGATGAGCCTCGACGACCTTCAGGGCCTCGGCTCACTGCTGCAGGACGACGACCTCTTCGAGCTCGCCCCGGCCAAGACGGAGCCGCCATTCTTCTga